The sequence below is a genomic window from Spiroplasma gladiatoris.
AAATCTTTTAATAACAAGATAACTATCTTCTAAAGTTTTATCATCCAATTTATATTTTTTAATAAAACTTTTAAGTTTTGGGTTGTTTTTTAGTTCTTCTACACGACTTGTCATTAATAATTTCCTCATAAATTAGGGTCAGGTTTTATATTTTCGTCAAACTCCATAGTATAACCGCTATCTTCGTTATATTCTTCATCCCTATTATCTAATACGTTATTTTCTTTAATATATTTTCCTAAATCTTTTTTGCTTACTTTACTTTTTTTATTTGCTAGTTTTAAATAATCCATAGCTTCTTTGGCATTTGAAATATCTCTTTCATTAAAAGTTTTGGCTATTTTTAGTATATAATTTTTTACAATTTTTGATTCATTTTTTAAATAAGAATATTCTAAAAGACAATTTATAACACCATCTCTTAACTTATACTCTCTTCTTAATGATCTAATTAGTTCTAAAAATACTAAATCTAAACAGTCAACGTTCATTAATAGCTCTAAAAAGTGAATTGGATCAATAGTTTCCATTTCTTTAATTTTAGCATTAGTTTTAGTTTTTTTATTTAATTCTGGATCAAAATCTAATGATGCTGTATCTTCATGAACTAAATATTTTGAAGATATAATTATATAAAATTTTTCAATATCTAAATCTACTTCTTGTTCGTCATAAGCCTTTATTAAAGCATCAATAATAGTCTCTTCTGTTAAATTATATGATAAATAAACTTCTTCAATTACATTTTTTAATTTTTCATTTTCCTTAGAAACACAAATGTTTTT
It includes:
- a CDS encoding DnaD domain protein, translated to MRKFEYKVFLKNRIDILDDKVLTYLYQPIIGLKSLAIYKLLINEAEVIKQLQKQEFYNEDRLIKLSMLSSDQLSWAIKKLEAMGLVVTLQSKINEAKIFNIYPPLEPKQFFEYSLFNSALLEKIGKKNYEIAQLMFKEDNCANESDYKNTSSKFLEVFEEFNKNLKEEVYSKIQTRPKKTNVLLEGLDFESIFKNLQNKNICVSKENEKLKNVIEEVYLSYNLTEETIIDALIKAYDEQEVDLDIEKFYIIISSKYLVHEDTASLDFDPELNKKTKTNAKIKEMETIDPIHFLELLMNVDCLDLVFLELIRSLRREYKLRDGVINCLLEYSYLKNESKIVKNYILKIAKTFNERDISNAKEAMDYLKLANKKSKVSKKDLGKYIKENNVLDNRDEEYNEDSGYTMEFDENIKPDPNLWGNY